The Niallia alba genome includes a window with the following:
- a CDS encoding gluconate:H+ symporter, whose protein sequence is MPLIITAIGILLLIFLIMKVRLHTFITLVVISFLLGVGLGMPINEIMGSIQNGLGKTMASTALIFGLGAILGKLIADAGGAQRIAMTLIDKFGKKHVQWAVVLASFILGIALFFEVGLVLLIPIVYQIAKQTKISFVWLGLPMTTALSVTHAFLPPHPGPTVIAAQYGANIGMVLLYGFVIAIPTILIAGPLFTIFAKKVVPSAFNKVMEGSIAKLGDAKAYKLEDTPKFSVSAFTALFPVLLMSIATIVTLIRDVVGLEDNLFFAIVETIGHPSMVMLLSVLLAIYTMGIARKIPIDSIMTSVESSVKAIGMLLLILGVSGSLKEVLMDGGVGDYVAEIFEGSTISPLVLAWLIAAIIRLAQGSATVSALTTAGLVIPMLAGSDVNLALLVLATGSGSVIASHVNDTGFWIIKESFGLTMKETFATWTVLETLISVCGLGFVLLLSLFV, encoded by the coding sequence ATGCCATTAATTATTACTGCTATTGGTATTTTACTTTTAATATTTTTGATTATGAAGGTCAGGCTTCATACCTTTATCACATTGGTGGTTATTTCGTTCTTATTAGGTGTGGGACTTGGAATGCCAATCAATGAAATCATGGGATCTATCCAAAATGGATTAGGTAAAACAATGGCTAGTACAGCATTGATTTTTGGGCTTGGAGCTATTTTAGGGAAACTAATTGCTGACGCTGGCGGAGCCCAACGTATTGCAATGACATTAATTGATAAATTTGGTAAGAAGCATGTTCAATGGGCAGTCGTTCTTGCTTCCTTCATTCTTGGTATTGCCTTATTCTTCGAAGTAGGACTTGTCTTATTAATACCAATCGTTTATCAAATTGCCAAACAAACAAAAATTTCATTTGTTTGGTTAGGACTGCCGATGACAACGGCATTATCTGTAACACACGCTTTCTTACCACCGCATCCAGGACCAACTGTGATAGCTGCTCAATATGGGGCAAATATTGGAATGGTCTTGCTATACGGCTTTGTCATTGCTATTCCAACGATTCTTATTGCAGGACCACTATTCACAATATTTGCAAAAAAAGTAGTTCCGTCAGCTTTTAATAAAGTGATGGAAGGCAGTATTGCAAAATTAGGCGATGCAAAAGCCTATAAATTAGAAGATACGCCAAAATTTAGTGTGAGTGCATTCACTGCATTATTTCCAGTTCTATTAATGAGTATAGCTACAATTGTTACCCTAATTAGAGATGTAGTAGGTTTAGAGGATAACTTATTCTTTGCCATTGTGGAGACGATTGGTCATCCATCTATGGTTATGCTATTATCCGTGTTACTAGCTATCTATACAATGGGTATCGCACGAAAAATCCCAATTGATAGCATTATGACATCTGTGGAAAGTTCCGTTAAAGCGATAGGGATGCTACTATTAATCCTAGGAGTTAGTGGTTCACTTAAAGAAGTATTAATGGATGGTGGTGTCGGAGATTATGTTGCTGAAATTTTCGAAGGAAGTACCATTTCCCCATTAGTCCTTGCATGGTTAATTGCAGCAATCATTAGACTTGCACAAGGATCGGCAACCGTGTCCGCGTTAACAACAGCTGGATTAGTTATTCCAATGTTGGCTGGTAGTGATGTAAATTTAGCCCTATTAGTATTGGCAACAGGATCTGGTAGTGTTATTGCTTCACACGTAAATGATACCGGTTTCTGGATTATTAAAGAGTCCTTCGGATTGACAATGAAGGAAACATTTGCAACATGGACAGTACTCGAAACGCTTATCTCTGTCTGTGGATTAGGATTTGTCTTATTGCTTAGTTTATTTGTATAA
- a CDS encoding GntR family transcriptional regulator — protein sequence MLIEVQAKLPGENNRDYSYRVIKEAIMSLRLKPGQSLSEAEIAEALQISRTPIREVMAKLREEHLVEVIPQVGTYISKIKPTLIEEAIFVRIILEKEILKQSCISFPKNVLVELKNNIAHQELLLDQKGMEQEFHKLDKQFHFLIFQGNNKENVWDSIIRLSTHYNRMRLLAEMNLSFSDAILQHKAIVQMIENKDVDQVETIVREHIIEPTKLWEDLYKPNSPYVEYFDLTKKMPVF from the coding sequence ATGCTAATAGAGGTGCAAGCCAAGTTGCCTGGTGAGAATAATAGAGATTATTCATACAGAGTAATAAAAGAAGCGATTATGTCGTTGCGATTAAAACCGGGTCAATCTTTAAGTGAAGCTGAGATTGCCGAGGCACTTCAAATTTCTCGTACTCCAATTCGAGAGGTAATGGCAAAGTTACGAGAAGAACACTTAGTAGAAGTAATTCCACAAGTAGGAACGTACATATCAAAAATTAAACCAACCTTGATTGAAGAAGCAATATTTGTACGAATTATCTTGGAAAAAGAAATTTTAAAACAATCCTGTATATCCTTTCCGAAAAATGTATTGGTAGAGTTGAAAAATAATATCGCACATCAAGAATTATTATTAGATCAAAAAGGAATGGAGCAGGAATTCCACAAATTAGATAAACAGTTTCATTTTCTGATCTTTCAGGGAAACAACAAGGAAAATGTCTGGGATTCCATTATTCGATTAAGTACACATTACAATCGAATGAGGCTTTTAGCCGAGATGAATCTTAGTTTCAGTGATGCAATCCTTCAACATAAAGCGATTGTGCAAATGATTGAAAATAAAGATGTAGATCAGGTAGAAACTATTGTAAGAGAACATATTATTGAGCCAACAAAGCTTTGGGAAGATTTATATAAGCCTAATAGTCCATATGTTGAATATTTTGATCTTACAAAAAAAATGCCAGTATTCTAG
- the cysK gene encoding cysteine synthase A — protein MANIATNLTQLIGNTPLLELVNFNEANNVGAQVIAKLEYFNPAGSVKDRIGLALIRDAEEKGLINKDSVLIEPTSGNTGVALAFAAAALGYKLIITLPESFSIERRKLLIALGAELVLTPAADGMPGAIKKAEELAAEIPNSYIPQQFKNPANPEIHKKTTAEEIWKDTNGEVDIFVGGVGTGGTISGVGEVLKSKKNSVQIIAVEPASSPVLSGGTKAPHKIQGIGPGFVPDNFNRSVVDEIFTVANEDAFDAAKQLARTEGLIVGISSGAAAFAATQIAKRPENAGKTIVVLLPDTGERYLSTELFPAE, from the coding sequence GTGGCAAACATCGCAACTAATTTAACTCAACTCATTGGTAATACACCTCTGTTAGAACTTGTAAACTTTAATGAAGCAAATAATGTTGGAGCACAAGTTATCGCTAAATTAGAGTATTTTAATCCAGCTGGAAGTGTAAAAGATAGAATTGGTCTGGCGTTGATTAGAGATGCAGAAGAAAAAGGGCTAATTAATAAAGACTCGGTTCTTATTGAGCCAACAAGTGGTAACACTGGTGTAGCATTAGCATTTGCCGCAGCAGCATTAGGATACAAACTTATCATTACACTGCCTGAAAGCTTTAGTATCGAACGTAGAAAATTGCTTATTGCCTTAGGAGCAGAGTTGGTTCTAACACCAGCGGCAGACGGTATGCCTGGAGCAATTAAAAAGGCGGAAGAATTGGCTGCTGAAATTCCTAACTCTTATATCCCTCAACAATTTAAAAACCCAGCCAACCCAGAAATTCATAAAAAAACAACAGCGGAAGAAATCTGGAAGGATACAAATGGAGAAGTTGATATTTTTGTAGGGGGAGTGGGAACTGGCGGTACGATTAGTGGAGTAGGAGAAGTATTAAAATCGAAGAAGAATTCTGTTCAAATTATTGCAGTGGAACCTGCTAGTTCACCAGTTTTATCAGGCGGTACAAAGGCTCCACATAAAATTCAAGGAATTGGACCTGGATTTGTCCCAGATAACTTCAATCGTTCTGTAGTGGATGAGATTTTTACTGTAGCAAATGAGGATGCTTTTGATGCAGCAAAGCAATTGGCAAGAACGGAAGGACTAATCGTAGGCATTTCTTCAGGAGCAGCTGCTTTTGCAGCAACTCAAATAGCGAAAAGACCAGAAAATGCAGGGAAAACAATTGTTGTTTTACTTCCTGATACAGGAGAAAGATACTTATCAACAGAACTTTTTCCAGCAGAATAG
- the uxuA gene encoding mannonate dehydratase, with protein sequence MEMSFRWYGEDDPVQIEYIAQIPGMKGIVTAIYDVPVGEVWPMDKIVALKKRVESVGLKISVIESVPVHEDIKLGLPTRDRYIENYKQTIRNLGEAGIPVICYNFMPVFDWTRSDLAYELPDGSTTLIYDEATVQKMNPMLGELSLPGWDTSYGEGGLKGLLQQYEGVDEEKLWEHLEYFIGEILPVAVESDVKMAIHPDDPPWSIFGLPRIITNKQNLERFLDLYDSPNHGLTLCSGSLGCDPNNDFVDMVKYFGGIKNRVHFAHLRNVKITGEKSFWETAHLSSHGSLDFYEIVKAFIDYGFEGPFRPDHGRMIWGEKGRPGYGLYDRALGAVYINGLIEAIKKSK encoded by the coding sequence ATGGAAATGTCATTTCGTTGGTATGGAGAAGATGATCCAGTACAAATTGAGTATATTGCTCAAATTCCTGGGATGAAAGGAATTGTAACCGCTATATATGATGTACCTGTTGGAGAAGTTTGGCCAATGGATAAAATCGTAGCTTTAAAGAAAAGAGTCGAAAGTGTCGGCTTGAAGATTTCTGTCATTGAAAGTGTACCAGTGCATGAAGATATTAAATTAGGATTACCAACAAGAGATCGTTATATCGAAAATTACAAACAAACGATCCGTAATTTAGGGGAAGCTGGAATACCAGTCATTTGTTATAATTTCATGCCTGTATTTGATTGGACTAGATCCGATTTAGCGTATGAGCTTCCAGATGGTTCCACAACATTAATTTATGATGAAGCAACGGTTCAAAAGATGAATCCAATGCTTGGAGAATTATCACTACCTGGGTGGGATACTTCTTATGGTGAAGGCGGTTTAAAAGGCTTATTACAACAGTATGAAGGTGTGGATGAAGAAAAGCTTTGGGAGCATTTAGAATACTTCATTGGAGAGATTCTACCAGTAGCAGTTGAAAGTGACGTGAAAATGGCGATTCACCCGGATGATCCACCTTGGTCTATTTTTGGATTACCACGAATTATTACCAATAAACAGAACTTAGAAAGATTCTTAGATTTATATGACTCACCAAACCATGGACTTACTCTTTGCTCAGGGTCATTAGGATGCGATCCGAACAACGACTTTGTTGATATGGTCAAATACTTCGGAGGGATAAAAAACCGCGTTCACTTTGCCCACTTACGAAACGTAAAAATTACCGGGGAAAAATCTTTTTGGGAAACAGCCCATTTATCATCACATGGTTCATTAGATTTTTACGAAATTGTAAAGGCATTCATCGATTACGGTTTTGAAGGACCATTTCGTCCAGACCATGGCCGGATGATTTGGGGTGAAAAAGGAAGACCGGGGTATGGACTGTACGATCGAGCTTTAGGAGCAGTTTATATAAATGGTTTAATTGAAGCAATCAAAAAATCAAAATAA
- a CDS encoding Fic family protein → MTTRLIQELHQILMEGARGSIQSSGDFRKIKNFIGPTNRIEDASYIPISADKINDYMSNLENFINGLPYNQNLSVNHLAGLTDSFIFDENSDPLIKAAIIHAQFESIHPFLDGNGRLGRILIVLYLMQSKLVTKPIFFVSEELEKERMRYYDLLNGVRGQEPDWGSWILFFLNACNRMAEKNNTKLDNAEEFATAGMKLCETPSDTRVWLYTFSNPFTNVSTVAKALNMSPNTARKSLNQLVEKGLLFTDRHTKRNKKFRHYELVRILS, encoded by the coding sequence ATAACAACTAGATTGATTCAGGAGCTTCACCAAATACTTATGGAAGGAGCAAGAGGTTCCATACAATCAAGTGGAGACTTTCGGAAAATCAAAAATTTCATTGGCCCAACAAATAGGATTGAGGATGCGTCTTATATCCCTATTTCAGCTGATAAGATTAATGATTACATGAGTAATCTTGAAAACTTTATTAATGGTCTTCCCTACAATCAAAACTTATCAGTTAACCATTTAGCTGGGTTAACTGATAGTTTTATATTCGATGAAAATAGCGACCCTCTTATAAAAGCGGCAATTATACACGCTCAATTCGAATCTATCCATCCTTTTCTTGATGGTAATGGTCGCTTAGGAAGGATTCTAATTGTTCTATACCTTATGCAATCAAAACTTGTCACAAAACCCATTTTCTTTGTAAGTGAGGAATTAGAAAAGGAACGTATGCGATACTATGATCTATTAAATGGTGTCCGTGGACAAGAGCCTGATTGGGGTAGCTGGATTCTTTTCTTCCTAAATGCATGTAATCGTATGGCTGAAAAAAATAATACTAAACTAGATAATGCTGAAGAATTTGCTACAGCTGGTATGAAACTATGTGAAACCCCTTCAGATACACGAGTTTGGTTATATACCTTCTCTAATCCATTTACAAATGTTTCTACTGTTGCAAAAGCTCTAAACATGTCTCCAAATACTGCTAGAAAGTCTTTGAATCAATTGGTAGAAAAAGGATTATTATTCACTGATCGTCATACAAAAAGAAATAAAAAATTTCGTCATTACGAGCTTGTGCGGATTCTTAGTTAA